In a genomic window of Gigantopelta aegis isolate Gae_Host chromosome 9, Gae_host_genome, whole genome shotgun sequence:
- the LOC121381746 gene encoding uncharacterized protein LOC121381746: protein MKSLVALVLLASLLQLNRKSVHARLYWQPQRDESSSQSLMQSLQGWYRGWNGGESGELGGGDSGEVGGFGSDRRVVQSYVYPRKDRVIDRFHPSNNYQTIQRPLRTNWRTTYTPPRATPWIPAHKQNNNYDDDGRDGADDNDSTECDDSDVSNNCKTLPRLKPNKQLFQTTTRPLPNTPRKRINVKYYAPTTVKPYTYKIKDVTTAAAIPTPKKTTTVKPFITWLKYLRSEQNKNYNVDGDGRDGRDDSTECDDSDGSNNCKTLPRPKPNTQLFQTTTRPVPYTSRKGTNWRSTYTPPWATPAHKQNNNYDDDGRDGADDNDSTECDDSDEINNLVSNNNKACTLHTT, encoded by the exons ATGAAATCTCTAGTGGCTCTGGTACTCCTTGCCTCTCTTCTTCAACTGAACCGGAAGTCTGTGCACGCTCGGCTTTATTGGCAGCCTCAGAGGGACGAATCGTCCTCCCAAAGCCTGATGCAGTCTCTACAAGGGTGGTACAGGGGGTGGAACGGCGGCGAGTCGGGAGAACTCGGCGGCGGTGACTCCGGTGAAGTGGGAGGATTCGGTTCTGACAGAAGGGTTGTCCAGTCGTATGTCTATCCACGAAAGGACAGGGTTATTG ATAGGTTTCATCCTTCAAACAATTATCAGACAATTCAGCGTCCATTACGAACAAACTGGCGAACTACATACACACCGCCGCGGGCGACTCCATGGATACcggcacacaaacaaaacaacaactacgATGACGATGGTCGTGATGGTGCTGACGATAATGATTCAACTGAATGTGACGATTCTGATGTAAGCAACAACTGTAAGACTCTTCCTCGACTGAAACCTAATAAACAATTGTTTCAAACAACCACTAGGCCTTTACCCAACACACCACGTAAAagaattaatgtaaaatattatgcaCCGACGACAGTAAAACCATATACCTATAAGATAAAAGATGTAACGACGGCAGCAGCAATTCCAACACCGAAGAAGACAACAACTGTAAAACCTTTTATTACTTGGCTGAAGTATTTAAGGtcagaacaaaacaagaactaCAATGTTGATGGTGATGGTCGTGATGGTCGTGATGATTCAACTGAATGCGATGATTCTGATGGGAGCAACAACTGTAAGACTCTTCCTCGACCGAAACCTAATACGCAATTGTTTCAAACAACCACTAGGCCTGTACCGTACACATCACGTAAAGGAACAAACTGGCGATCTACATACACACCGCCGTGGGCGACACcagcacacaaacaaaacaacaattacGATGACGATGGTCGTGATGGTGCTGACGATAATGATTCAACTGAATGTGACGATTCTGATGAAATCAACAACT TGGTTTCAAACAACAATAAGGCCTGTACCCTACACACCACGTAA
- the LOC121382132 gene encoding uncharacterized protein LOC121382132 encodes MKIPYTYKMKHFTTPESMTTPTTTTTTTTTTVLPTTNRVTQHTYKMKDLTTPEEIASTTSATTIPSTESRVETTAATTTKIVELYTYKMKDLTTPEEITSTPSMTMPPPTPQVDTTTTTTAATTTATMKPYTYKMKELTTPEEIPTIPTIPPVEPCPDKTPKEAGTTTTVAAASTTSAAITNKETTETATVASKVDITTAATTEPITSESSPVPVSTSSGKGICNDCLMTNGVGYVSHPDCARYYQCYYDDNNQTNIRAVERKCSFGLFWNQKILSCDYPQNVPCSKDICSGSGPQPMEGNCKGFWHCNSGSPSGQCCPHGHSFNAQLRQCVPDVTCRDVCPARDVGAIICQKRAVPDKRSYNQWTQSGWVQMPCAPFTAFNPNTCGCSERIISQVPACMAEVYLPFDRSTDDQSDRKVYVENNGVRVSNGVAYFDGKGSLKINRFSSSWFGSTVVITVRYKVIDSSSRQSLVCNGDCDAHPTLFIGTNPEGVEFYAKTSESNKAVNFTFAQSSHGYQTAIFVLDEGKVTGQVGYNRHSQVAKGNLETTKMALTIGACGKSETFQGYIDEVSIYLCKPSTIFT; translated from the exons ATGAAAATTCCATATACGTATAAGATGAAACATTTCACAACACCAGAATCAATGACAACtccaacaacaacgacaactaCAACTACCACAACTGTATTACCAACGACAAATAGAGTAACGCaacatacatataaaatgaAAGATTTGACAACGCCAGAAGAAATAGCAAGCACAACATCAGCCACAACCATACCCTCAACAGAATCTCGAGTAGAAACAACGGCGGCAACAACTACAAAAATAGTGgaactatatacatataaaatgaaAGATTTAACAACGCCAGAAGAAATAACAAGCACACCATCCATGACTATGCCACCACCAACACCTCAAGTAgatacaactacaacaacaacggCAGCAACAACCACAGCGACGATGAAACCATATACGTATAAAATGAAAGAGTTAACAACTCCAGAAGAAATACCAACCATACCAACCATACCACCAGTAGAACCTTGTCCAGACAAAACACCAAAGGAGGCAGGAACTACGACCACTGTAGCTGCAGCATCGACAACGAGTGCGGCAATCACAAATAAAGAAACCACAGAAACCGCAACAGTGGCATCAAAAGTAGACATCACGACAGCAGCTACCACAGAGCCAATAACCTCCGAGTCATCACCAGTACCAGTTTCAACATCATCGGGAAAAG gcATCTGTAATGATTGTCTCATGACCAATGGGGTTGGATATGTGTCACACCCTGACTGCGCGCGCTACTACCAGTGTTACTATGACGATAATAACCAGACGAACATCCGGGCAGTGGAGCGAAAATGTTCGTTTGGCTTATTCTGGAATCAGAAAATACTTTCCTGTGATTACCCACAAAATGTCCCGTGCAGTAAAG ACATATGCTCTGGTAGTGGACCACAACCAATGGAAGGAAACTGCAAAGGATTCTGGCATTGTAACTCTGGATCACCTTCAGGTCAATGCTGCCCTCATGGACACTCATTCAACGCCCAACTTCGTCAGTGTGTACCGGATGTGACGTGTCGTGATGTCTGTCCAGCCAGAGATGTAGGAG CGATCATCTGTCAAAAACGAGCTGTACCAGACAAACGATCCTACAACCAGTGGACTCAGTCTGGCTGGGTTCAAATGCCTTGTGCTCCATTTACAGCGTTCAATCCCAATACCTGTGGCTGTTCTGAGAGAATAATCAGTCAAGTACCAG CATGTATGGCCGAGGTATATTTGCCTTTTGATAGGTCAACTGACGACCAATCAGACAGAAAGGTATATGTGGAAAACAACGGAGTCAGGGTATCCAATGGCGTTGCTTATTTCGACGGTAAAGGAAGTTTGAAGATTAACAGGTTCTCCAGCAGTTGGTTTGGCAGCACTGTCGTCATCACTGTCAGATACAAAGTGATTGACAGCTCGTCTCGCCAATCCCTTGTTTGTAACGGAGACTGTGATGCGCATCCGACTCTTTTCATTGGCACGAACCCTGAAGGGGTGGAGTTTTATGCCAAGACATCAGAGAGCAACAAAGCAGTTAACTTTACTTTTGCGCAATCA AGCCACGGGTACCAGACAGCTATATTTGTTCTAGATGAAGGGAAGGTGACAGGACAGGTTGGATATAACAGACATTCTCAAGTGGCTAAAG GTAATCTGGAAACAACGAAAATGGCGCTGACCATAGGAGCTTGTGGAAAATCTGAAACGTTTCAGGGTTACATTGATGAG GTTTCTATTTACCTCTGCAAACCATCAACTATCTTCACCTGA